The sequence GGAAAATGAAACCATACTGGCGTTGGGGGCATCGGATAAACATCTCGTCGTGGATCACTTTGGCCATGTCGAAGGGTGACCCTTGATGAAACACCAAATCAACGCCGCCCGGGGTCCATTCACCTCCGTAGTATTTGTGGATGGGATAAGGCGATTGTTGATCACATACAGCCAGCTCTTCACCTCTTGAGTTAAGACGGATGAATGAAACTTCTCTCCATGTTCTAGCCACTCTACCATTTTTCCCGGTTCGCAAATTTCATCAAAGAAGCGCTCCCACTTGGTATCGGTTGGATTGCGCCCATATTCATAAAAGTCTGTGTTCTCAGGCAGAGGGTCGGGCAGGTGATAAGCTGTGTGTATCGCCTCAATGGAGGCATCTACCGCCTTACGACGCACTGTGACCACATGGTTGACATGCTCGGGTAGATTGGCATAGAATTCTCGTACCACCATTACATTAGCCTCCCCTAGCTCGTCAATGAAAGTTTGCAAACCCCGCTTCATCAACTAATTGAACATGTGGGGGCATCGTTCCTTGACCTTGTTGATGTTGATGCCCCTTTCCGCAATTGCCTTCTTAGCCGCCTTCTCTGTAAAACGGGTATGAGCCTCAAGGGAGACAAATTTGGTGCTGTCATAGGAACGTGCTGGAGCTGCCCTTTGGCGGCTTGATGATGGACCTGTGGCTTGGCGCTTTTTCGTTGGTGCCATAATACCTGCAAAACGTGGACACATTAGCTCAGCCCAACAAAagtgtaccatgaaatggcacttttcccagtttagcaccaagttagtCTCTTCACATCTAGCAagtactttatcaaggttcatcaaagCAGTTATCAAAAGagcatccaaacacagaaaaatcgtccatgaacacttccacaaacctttcaaccatgtcagtaaaaatggccatcatacacctttgaaaagtcgctggTGCATTACAAAAACCAAAAGACATTCgtttgaacgcatacgtgccataaggacacgtaaaagtggtcttctcttggtcctctggggctatagcaatctgattataccccgagtaaccatctaaGAAGCAATAGTACTTCTgtccagctaatctatcaagcatttggtcaataaagggaaggggaaagtggtccttctgggtggcattgttcaattttctgtAATAAATGCAAattctccacccggtgacagttcttgtaggtaTCAAATCATTATTCTTATTAGCTACTACAGTCATCCCCCTTTTTTTTGGTATACATTGAATGAGGCTTACCCATTTGCTGTCTGAGATagggaatacaatacctgcatcgagccacttaatcacttcttttcttaccacttctttcatgattggattgagTCGGCGTTGTTGCTTTACACTGGGCTTGTGTccatcctccatgaggattttgtgcatgcagaaggCTGGACTAATGCCCTTAATGTCAGACATAGTCCACCCAagtgctcgcttgtgctcacgtagcactctcAACAGCTTTTCTTCCTACAATTTAGACAAGTCAGATGAAACAATAATAGGTAAAGTGTCAGAGTCACCCAAATAAGCGTATTGCATGTGAGGTGGaaggggtttaagttccaatttTAGGGCTTCCTCAATTGATGGCCTTGGGGGAGGCCCCTCTGGTCTATTCAAAGGCTCGAAGGGGTGTATCCCTTGCAGGTACGCACAAGATGTATCAAGGAtgtgcatcatctcctcaacctcctcATCAGCCCCCAGGTTATCAAGTAACATAAGTGCTTTCTCTAGagaatcgtctagatatacactaGGATGACGAATCTGCTCATCGGCCTCAACAACAGATATCATTGAGAGCTTCTCATAGTGGCGGGAAAGTTGGATTGCTCTGTAGACACTAAAAACTGCTTCCTCGTCATCTACCCGCAAAATCATCTTTCCCTCTCTCACTTTGATAATTGCATCACCGGTAGCTAAGAGAGGTCGCCCCAATATAATCGGAACCAGTTCATCAGCCTCATAGTCAAGGATAATGAAATCAGCCGAGAAGATAAATTTCCCAATCTAcagcaacacatcttcaatcaccccttcAGGATGTTCTATCGATctgtcagccagctgcaacatCACAGTAGTTGGCCTTGGAGCTCCCAAACCTAATTGTTTGAACAAAGATAGGGGCATCACAtttatgcttgcccccaaatcacacagagcacgACCTACATCCACATTACCAATACGCACAGGAATTGtaaagctgccaggatccttaagcttttgagggagcttattttggaccctagaagtgcactcctcagtaagtgcaactgtctcAAAGTCAGTTAATCTTCTCTTGTGAGctactatatcttttatgtatttagcatactttggaatttcccGAAGCACATCAACGagtggaatattcaattgaacctgGCTCAACATAGAGAGGAATTTtgtgaacatgcgatcgtcattctttttctgcaatctctaGGGAAAAGGTGGTGGTGGTCTAGGGGCCTCCAAGGGCTCTGAAACTTCAGCAGCATTCTTTTGCTCTTGAGTCACTTTAGGGATCAACTCTCCCTCAGGTATGAgcttgtctttctttttctttggtaTTTCTTCTAGCTCCatcccgtttctaagtgtaactgcattcaCTTGAGGGTTCTTTTCTGTATCACTGGGGAGAGCGCCTGCAGGTCTAGTGTTTTGAGTTGTTGCTAACTACCCCATTTGCCTTTCAAGATTTCTGAAGTCGGTCCTGAGTTGCTGATTGTCAATCAACAACTTCTTTAGCAGATCATtggtactttcttccatttgttggggtggtcTTTGAGGCTGATTGAAATTCCCTTGGGGTCTATACTAATTCTGATTCTGCTGATTTCTACCCCATGAGAAATtgggatgattcctccagttaGGATTGTAAGAattcccatattgtgcatgctgATTCGGTGGACCTCTATTCTGTTGCCCCACATAATAGATGAATTctggattcgtggggcacatatcactcatatgactgtcaccaCAGAGTTCACAGCAAATATTCATCTGTTGTACGTGTTGCATTGTCTGTGGTTGCTGCATTGTCATCCGAGTCATCTAATTGGCCAACTTTGCAATGTCGGCTCTCATGGCTGATACTTCGTCTAACTCAAGTAACCCAGCTGATTTTTGCTTAACTGCCTTTCGTGAATCAACCTCACCTTGCCAGTTattatcattagcagtgaagttattcAGCAAGATTTGGATTTTATTGTACGGTctggccatgcaactacccccacaagcggaatcaagattcatctttgaagcATCATCTAATCCATCTACAAAAGTGTGACCTAATACTTCATCCGTCTGGCAATGATGAGGACAGTCTCTGAGCATCTTCTTGTACCTTTCCCATGCTTGACGCAGTGTCTCACCCGCTCGTTGTTCAAACCCAAGAATTTGACTCCTCAATACCTTTGTTTTCTTAGTGGGGAagaacttgattaagaatttccttgccagatcatcccaagtacgGATTGAATTTGCTGGCTCTTTATttaaccattccttagcttccccaatcagtgaaaaagggaaaagtgttagcctgacatagtccttggaaacgttcggatagTTGTAGGTAtccgtaatttccaagaaattctgaatgtgcctTTGCGGGTCTTCATGAGGTAAACCCACAAACAACCTTGTGGATTGGATCAGCTGCACCATGTATTGtttcagctcaaagtgcccagtgatgtcaggcttcacaatagcctgagtcatattagccagactgggccttgcggcttcaatcACCGCGCGTTCTTCATTACCCGCCAACTcaattggctgtggttgaacgtcgatgtccaactctctttcaattCTGGTTCTCGCGTCCACCTCCCTCCTCAACCTGTaaagtgttcgttcaatttccGGATCAAAAGGAAGGAGGTTGTTTGCGCTTCTACTTCTTCGCATTCAATAGAAACTCCTGTATTAGCACAAACAAAGTGAACTAACgttaaaactcaaataaataagtaataaaagctcaattcagtcaagtagctaatttctaagtcaccggcaacggcgccaaaaacctGTTGCGGCCAAAAACACCCACGCAAGTGcacgtgatcgtcaagtaatagagtagtgagtagagtatcgttcccacgaagacttatgatcaACTGTTGACTGATTCAAACCCAATTTCTTTATCTACCCAAGAGTTTGTTCATAAGAGAGATATGTAATTGGTTTTCTACTTAACTATAAAGGATTAATCTAACCAAAGCAAGTAACCAAACAGATGGCAATCACAAGTAACGAACAATAGGAgaagatattccagggtcacgagTGTAATACAATCGTGTTGTGTCCTTAGCTCAAAATGACTAATCAATTTATCTAGgttattgattgacagggttgatattactcataagaatctgtcgagttttTACTCGCCTGTTCAAGTCAACtcaacgcctatatgtctatggaattaagattaacaagaacgcatttacaattcctgttttccaaccaaacaaggcaattgggtatatgtctatcccaattgcaaATTCATTCCCCGAGGCccggttcaagaacttgctctatttaattctatatgcaatctaaagttcccacttttgagttcaactgaagattcgtagatagtattttactgttagctactcagcaaaataattaagaacaaaattaaataaataacccaatatgataaaccaattttgtcaaattaaacttcaaacaacaacattcatgttttACCCACGACCCTAGAACAATGGGTCTTAGCTGCTCATACTAGGGTTCATCATAAACAAGTTCAATTTCATCACAAAcatcaaaaacaaaagaagaaaagaagacttTGATGATCAAaactcctccttgcctcttgcctctctatCTCCTCCTCTAAACTATGAAAAACTTGATACTTTAACCTTGGGGCGAGCTTGACTTTATGTTGGTTAAGTGGGTTTCTCTCCAGATTTTCAATTTTACCCTTAAATAACGTTTCTCCGGATCGGACACGCGCGAACTATTGCGCGAAGTATGGAGTTTGCACGTGACTTCGCGCGCTTCTCTTGGATTCCAGGCAGAAAAGTTCGCGAAGTTTGGAAGTTAGCGTGTTACTTAGTGCGCTTCAGTAGCTCGATTTTGTCCATTTTTCCGTCTCGTCCTTGCACACACTCGACTCGTaggggttgttcttgctcataaatcattccaatcTCCTCTTGAAAGCATCATTTAGGCTCCTCATCCTACAAtgtatacatatcacaattagagcctatttttcatcaattaaccataatatgtcatcggaatataatcaagcggaagcataaacaatagctaaatcacctagatttcgcctattatcaaTATTGGATATAGTGATAATATTACAAAAATAACCAAAGTAAGCTACACATATTAAAATAGATAAGAAAATGTTGATGAGgtacatattttgaaaaaatttaaattttatttattgatgatataaaATAAATTACACATTCAACATACTTGGATAAATAGATTAATTAGTTGAATCACGATATAAAAGAAATATTACACTATAACCACACTCTTAAAGATAATTAATGTCCGTAGTAAATGTGATATCTTAAAAAATAAGCATGTTAACTTACTATAGCACAAATTAAAGATATTAATATTGTAAAATTCTATACCCTGTCAAAGTATACATAGTTAAATcctattttaaaatttatatttgttgttgcaaatCACATGACAAATAGATACGAAGAACACTTCAACCGAAGGGCTCTCTCCCAACCCCACAAAGAAAAGGACAGAAGGCattagaaaaaagaaagaataaaaataacaagaagCTTTCCACTACTTTAATTCTCATCCAGAATTTAGCCAACACAATCCCACGGGTTTTCTCTACTGCAGCCCCACACGCATTTATACCGAACTGATTTAAATTATATGTACTTCAAGGGTTCGTTTAGCAGGATGCATAACATTAGTATTGAATAAAGTGTATTAATAATATAAGAATTAGTAATACAAAGATTAGTTATGCTAGTATTTGTTATATTGAAATTATTTCTTATAATTATTTGGTGTGGTATTAAAAATGACATGCATtatataatttctttaaaaaaaaatatttgtttacaaaaatatccTCCCCATTTTTTAGTTTTGAGAGACTTGAAGGATGATTTTATCTTTAACCATGCTTAtttatgtattagttatacataggataataccaagggtgtataactaatacatataTTAGTTATAAAGAGATTAACAAAGTGtaccaaatgaaagattaataaTACCAAAGCTAGTACATGCACTATTTTCTCTAACACATCCTACCAACCGATCTCTAACCATAAATTTTGTAAGCGTATACTACTTACTACTAATTTTATCATATtactaattaatatttataaaactcgtaattacctaataagttttcttataaatatttttttacaccattaatatataaaatttaagaGTTTAATTTGTTATTATAAGTAAATTTCAAACAATTACGTTACTTTTACCTGTTGTAATCGgtagctttttttttctttttttttcaacaattatAGATTTCAGTTTTAATGAAGAATTTAGGAAGCTTACCTTTAGGTAATctgaatttaaattcaaaatttaaactcATAGCAAAATCCCTCGTGAATTTCATACCTTAATTAGCTTCCCCTCATTCCTCCCCTTTTCCCTTTTCAACGGCGTGTATATCGTCAAACCCTTTGACTCAACAGTCTCAAACGTGCGAATTCCAtattataaaaatcttatactGTATACTTTTCTTCTCTAGTCCGTGTGCCTTTTCTCCCACATATATATAAACACCCATTCACACACACATTCTCAAGAAACCCAATATCAATAACAGTTTTACATACCCTAAACAAGATTTTATTGATTCAAACTATTTTTTATCACAATTTCCTATGGGAAACTTTACTTCATGTACTGTTTTACCAACGATAAGGAATTCAAAAGCAGCCAGAGTTGTTCTACCAGGAGGAGAAATCAGACAATTTCGTGAACCAATAAAAGCAGCAGAACTCATGTTAGAGAACCCAAATAATTTTTTAGTGAATTCAAGTTCGTTAAATATTGGTCGTAGATTTTCAGCTTTGTCTGCCGATGAAGATTTGGAGTTTGGAAATGTTTATATTATGTTTCCAATGAAGAGAGTGAATTCAGTTGTGACAGCTTCTGATATGACTGTGCTTTTATTGGCTGCTAATTCTGCTGCTAAGAGAATTTCTGGAGGAAAGGTTAAGATTTCGCCGGAAGTGTCAGCGCCGGCGCCGGAGTCAACGCCGGAGATCAACGCCGGTGGACGGAATTCGGATGGGGTTGAAGGGTTTCCGGTGGAGCATGAGTTGAAGTATAGGTTGTCATGTAGATCAAGGAAACCTTCGTTAGAGACTATTTTGGAAGAACCAGTTTGTTCTAGATGAAAATTTTAATAAACTGTtttggactcagatttttggtgaatatttattttaaaaagaaaagagatttAGTTAGAGATTTAATGTGAAAAGAAAGagatttatatattatatatatgacCTAAATACTGTGGCAAGTTCAGAATTTTTAAGAATAGATATCCAAGACGTGTAATATGGACGACAATTTTAATGTCTATATTCGCCTTAATGTATGATATGTATATGTGCTTGAATATTTATCAATATGTTGTAGGGTTCAAATCTTATCGTATGCTGCCATGCTGGTTATGTATGTGTTTATTGTGTAAGCTTGGATAAACATTACTGGCAATATGCTTATGCTAAGTACAAACTTTTAGAAGAAAATGCTACACCTAGAGGCCTTAACGACTGCAAAATATACTTGCAGGGCCATACTTTAAGCAATTAAAAATACCTTTTTGGGAAAACTATACCgaatatatatgcataattaGGAGTCGTTTGGTATGatacataaacaaaaataatTCTAGGATAAAAATTTAGTACCGTCTTATCCCTTGTTTGGTTACTAATCCTGTGATATATCCCATGATTAAAAATAGTACCGAGAGAACTTATACTACGCAGTCAATAAGAAATTATACTAGAATAACTAATCCTAACATAATTAATCCAAATATAATTAATCTCAGCAAGACTAATCCCAACATAATTAATTTCAGGATAACTCGTGTTCACCGAAAAGACCCCTAGTGTGTATATTTGGCCAAGTGATGTAATTATCTTTTGTCATCAAAAGTTTGGCACTTTACTTTATAAGCTCCAAAAACTCGATCAAAAATAGGCAAATGAGACCTTTTATGTtttatcaaaataacaaaaaaaaaatactattatTTGATTTCTAATGGCGATTTTCATCAATAGAAAAATACATTACAATTCTAAAAGGGGAAAAGATCCCTCTTTTTCAGAGACTGATCATAGCATGATGGCGGTTGGTTGAGAACATTCCGCCATTTTTTAGCGACTTTTACCCCGATTCACCGCCTACTTACATAAGGATTCAAGGAAGAGGAAACGAGAAGGTAAAAACTGAATCTACACCTACTTTGGGACCTGATACTATTTTCCCAGAAGCAGTAGACTATTCAATATGGATTGGCCTGGTCTGTACGTACGTATTAGGAGAACACTTCCTTTGACCTTAACGATGGAATGCTCGATTTATGGTAAACCATGCAAGCTAATTTTAGGGACCTCATCTGATCCCCTTTGTACTTTCATCACTCTTCTTCAATTACACAGCAGAAAAAGTTGTTTTATAGTGGCCGGTGAGCGCTTTATTTTTTACTGTTGCttaggttttttttctttttcttaattataAAATGTGTTCGTTAGACTTATTGTTTGATACATTGATGATTGTGGTTTGCTCTTGATGATATTTGGAAGTTATGCTTCAAATTTGAGCTTATTTAGAGTAGATTTAAGTATTAAATCatatattgaattgttaaaattgggagaacaaatttctgtttcttggcaatttgcactt is a genomic window of Nicotiana tabacum cultivar K326 chromosome 16, ASM71507v2, whole genome shotgun sequence containing:
- the LOC107826738 gene encoding uncharacterized protein LOC107826738, yielding MGNFTSCTVLPTIRNSKAARVVLPGGEIRQFREPIKAAELMLENPNNFLVNSSSLNIGRRFSALSADEDLEFGNVYIMFPMKRVNSVVTASDMTVLLLAANSAAKRISGGKVKISPEVSAPAPESTPEINAGGRNSDGVEGFPVEHELKYRLSCRSRKPSLETILEEPVCSR